A genomic segment from Glycine soja cultivar W05 chromosome 18, ASM419377v2, whole genome shotgun sequence encodes:
- the LOC114395933 gene encoding embryo-specific protein ATS3A-like translates to MGMLMKSIGRQLICCCVLLHVLVARGESLEAPEFKKNCTYVITIETTCTWGAETSNLVSLRFGDTNSNAILVRHLNSKHLRKVDPLEPEVLDDMPRKPFQACMVDQFEVTAPCVNSPICYLFLKLIGNDDWRPGFAQIQVLEGSHLSSDYFYFRRFVPRHVWHGSDVCDSEVTPFGLKKKRNAYVNIP, encoded by the exons ATGGGGATGCTGATGAAGAGCATTGGAAGGCAATTAATCTGCTGTTGTGTGCTTTTGCATGTTCTTGTCGCTAGAGGTGAGAGTCTAGAGGCACCAGAGTTTAAG AAAAACTGCACCTACGTGATCACCATAGAAACCACATGCACATGGGGAGCTGAGACATCAAACCTAGTGAGCCTAAGGTTTGGGGACACAAATTCAAATGCCATATTGGTGAGGCACCTAAACTCCAAGCACCTAAGGAAAGTTGATCCATTGGAGCCAGAGGTTCTTGATGACATGCCAAGGAAACCATTCCAAGCATGCATGGTGGACCAATTTGAGGTCACAGCACCATGTGTTAACTCCCCCATTTGTTACTTGTTCCTCAAGCTAATTGGAAACGATGATTGGAGACCAGGTTTTGCACAAATTCAGGTTCTTGAAGGCTCACATCTTAGCTCTGATTACTTCTATTTTAGAAGATTTGTGCCTAGACATGTGTGGCATGGTTCGGATGTGTGTGATAGTGAGGTTACgccctttggactcaagaagaAGAGAAATGCCTATGTGAACATTCCATGA